A genomic segment from Takifugu rubripes chromosome 20, fTakRub1.2, whole genome shotgun sequence encodes:
- the LOC101063975 gene encoding sodium/glucose cotransporter 4 isoform X3 produces MSTSATTASSAGGATTAAAHHSNLALEPADIAVIVVYFITVIVVGIWSSRRASRSTVGGYFLAGCSMTWFPIGASLMSSNVGSSLFIGLAGQAAMGGLAVGGYEWNATWVLVALGWLFVPVYISAGVVTMPEYLGKRFGGQRIRIYTSVLSLILYVFTKLSADIFSGALFIQVSLGWDLYLSTAILLLITAAYTVTGGIAAVIYTDSLQTIIMVGGALALMFISFARIGWYEGLVEQYMSAIPSVTVPNTTCHLPRNDSFNMFRDPVSGDLPWPGMVFGLTILATWVWCTDQVVVQRSLSAKSLSHAKGGSILGGYLKLLPTFFVAMPGMISRILFPDEVACVDPVVCKSICGTEAGCSNIAYPKLVVELMPVGLRGLMLAVILAALMSSLTSVFNSSSTLFTLDLYHKARPKASEMELMIVGRAVIVILVSISLLWIPVIQASNSGHLFDYLQSVASSLVPPVTAVFILAIFWPRANEQGAFWGLIVGLVVGLTRMILEFSTSHPACGQDDLRPAVLARVHYLYFAMILFSISCIVIVTVSLATAPIAEEHLYRLTWWSRFSQEPRVDLIIDVGVPEALDPEPSNDSEEPKKPVPCWRRAVLVICGLNGSGSGPVAPEKENSELNSLQEKPLWRNVCNINALLLLAINVFLYGYWV; encoded by the exons ATGTCTACAAGTGCAACAACAG cttcCAGCgctggtggcgccaccactgcTGCAGCCCACCACTCAAATTTGGCCCTAGAACCTGCTGACATCGCCGTGATTGTCGTCTACTTCATAACCGTCATTGTGGTCGGGATTTGG TCTTCGAGGAGAGCCAGTCGCAGCACTGTCGGAGGGTATTTCCTGGCTGGCTGTTCAATGACTTGGTTTCCG ATCGGAGCCTCTCTGATGTCCAGCAACGTTGGCAGCAGTTTGTTTATCGGGCTAGCGGGACAAGCAGCTATGGGAGGCTTGGCAGTCGGTGGATATGAATGGAAT GCTACGTGGGTGCTCGTGGCTCTCGGTTGGCTCTTCGTACCTGTCTACATCTCTGCTGGAGTGGTGACCATGCCCGAGTATCTCGGCAAACGCTTTGGAGGGCAGAGGATACGCATCTACACTTCGGTTTTGTCACTCATCCTCTACGTTTTCACCAAATTATCT GCAGATATCTTCTCAGGAGCACTCTTCATCCAAGTCTCCTTGGGCTGGGATCTCTATCTGTCCACAGccatcctgctgctcatcactgcTGCTTATACTGTGACAG GAGGCATCGCAGCAGTGATCTACACTGATTCTCTTCAGACCATCATCATGGTTGGAGGAGCCTTAGCACTAATGTTCATAT CATTTGCTAGAATCGGATGGTACGAGGGCCTGGTAGAGCAGTATATGTCAGCGATTCCTTCAGTCACAGTTCCCAACACCACCTGTCACCTGCCTCGCAATGACTCCTTCAACATGTTCAGAGACCCCGTGTCAGGTGATCTACCCTGGCCAGGTATGGTGTTTGGCCTCACTATCCTGGCTACATGGGTCTGGTGCACAGATCAG gttgtAGTCCAGAGGTCTCTATCAGCCAAATCATTGTCTCATGCTAAAGGTGGCAGTATTTTGGGAGGTTACCTCAAATTATTGCCCACCTTTTTTGTCGCCATGCCAGGCATGATCAGCAGAATACTCTTTCCAG atgaggTAGCTTGTGTGGATCCAGTAGTGTgtaagagcatctgtggaactGAAGCTGGCTGCTCCAATATTGCCTATCCGAAACTGGTGGTGGAGCTCATGCCTGTGG GTCTTCGAGGTCTGATGCTAGCAGTTATTTTAGCTGCTCTGATGTCCTCTCTGACCTCCGTCTTCAACAGCAGCTCAACTCTGTTTACTCTGGACCTCTACCACAAAGCCAGGCCAAAGGCTTCTGAAATGGAACTCATGATTGTTGGGAG GGCTGTCATTGTTATCTTGGTGTCCATTAGTCTGTTATGGATTCCAGTCATCCAGGCATCCAACAGTGGACACCTCTTTGATTACCTCCAGTCGGTGGCCAGTTCTTTAGTTCCACCTGTTACCGCTGTCTTTATTTTGGCTATCTTCTGGCCCCGTGCAAATGAGCAG GGGGCGTTCTGGGGTCTCATCGTGGGACTAGTTGTTGGACTGACCCGCATGATTCTGGAGTTCTCCACCAGTCATCCTGCCTGTGGTCAGGATGACCTGCGACCAGCTGTCCTGGCTCGTGTCCACTACCTGTACTTCGCCATGATCCTCTTCTCGATCTCATGTATTGTGATTGTGACAGTCAGCCTGGCCACAGCACCAATAGCTGAAGAACAT ctgtACCGTCTCACCTGGTGGTCCAGATTTAGCCAGGAGCCTCGTGTTGACCTTATAATTGACGTCGGAGTCCCTGAAGCTCTGGACCCGGAACCTAGCAATGATTCTGAGGAACCCAAGAAACCAGTACCTTGCTGGCGCAGAGCTGTTCTGGTCATCTGTGGTCTGAACGGCTCAGGTTCTGGTCCTGTTGCCccagagaaggaaaacagtGAACTGAACTCTCTGCAGGAGAAACCACTCTGGAGAAATGTCTGCAACATCAATGCCCTGCTGCTTCTAGCCATCAATGTATTTCTCTATGGATACTGGGTCTAA
- the LOC101063975 gene encoding sodium/glucose cotransporter 4 isoform X1 yields MIPLSQYLHWCRVCPLDWAACLQRRDSNNILDFPVCVAASSAGGATTAAAHHSNLALEPADIAVIVVYFITVIVVGIWSSRRASRSTVGGYFLAGCSMTWFPIGASLMSSNVGSSLFIGLAGQAAMGGLAVGGYEWNATWVLVALGWLFVPVYISAGVVTMPEYLGKRFGGQRIRIYTSVLSLILYVFTKLSADIFSGALFIQVSLGWDLYLSTAILLLITAAYTVTGGIAAVIYTDSLQTIIMVGGALALMFISFARIGWYEGLVEQYMSAIPSVTVPNTTCHLPRNDSFNMFRDPVSGDLPWPGMVFGLTILATWVWCTDQVVVQRSLSAKSLSHAKGGSILGGYLKLLPTFFVAMPGMISRILFPDEVACVDPVVCKSICGTEAGCSNIAYPKLVVELMPVGLRGLMLAVILAALMSSLTSVFNSSSTLFTLDLYHKARPKASEMELMIVGRAVIVILVSISLLWIPVIQASNSGHLFDYLQSVASSLVPPVTAVFILAIFWPRANEQGAFWGLIVGLVVGLTRMILEFSTSHPACGQDDLRPAVLARVHYLYFAMILFSISCIVIVTVSLATAPIAEEHLYRLTWWSRFSQEPRVDLIIDVGVPEALDPEPSNDSEEPKKPVPCWRRAVLVICGLNGSGSGPVAPEKENSELNSLQEKPLWRNVCNINALLLLAINVFLYGYWV; encoded by the exons ATGATCCCACTCTCCCAGTATCTCCACTGGTGCCGGGTGTGTCCTCTTGACTGGGCCGCCTGCCTGCAGAGACGTGACAGCAACAACATTTTGGAtttccctgtgtgtgttgcagcttcCAGCgctggtggcgccaccactgcTGCAGCCCACCACTCAAATTTGGCCCTAGAACCTGCTGACATCGCCGTGATTGTCGTCTACTTCATAACCGTCATTGTGGTCGGGATTTGG TCTTCGAGGAGAGCCAGTCGCAGCACTGTCGGAGGGTATTTCCTGGCTGGCTGTTCAATGACTTGGTTTCCG ATCGGAGCCTCTCTGATGTCCAGCAACGTTGGCAGCAGTTTGTTTATCGGGCTAGCGGGACAAGCAGCTATGGGAGGCTTGGCAGTCGGTGGATATGAATGGAAT GCTACGTGGGTGCTCGTGGCTCTCGGTTGGCTCTTCGTACCTGTCTACATCTCTGCTGGAGTGGTGACCATGCCCGAGTATCTCGGCAAACGCTTTGGAGGGCAGAGGATACGCATCTACACTTCGGTTTTGTCACTCATCCTCTACGTTTTCACCAAATTATCT GCAGATATCTTCTCAGGAGCACTCTTCATCCAAGTCTCCTTGGGCTGGGATCTCTATCTGTCCACAGccatcctgctgctcatcactgcTGCTTATACTGTGACAG GAGGCATCGCAGCAGTGATCTACACTGATTCTCTTCAGACCATCATCATGGTTGGAGGAGCCTTAGCACTAATGTTCATAT CATTTGCTAGAATCGGATGGTACGAGGGCCTGGTAGAGCAGTATATGTCAGCGATTCCTTCAGTCACAGTTCCCAACACCACCTGTCACCTGCCTCGCAATGACTCCTTCAACATGTTCAGAGACCCCGTGTCAGGTGATCTACCCTGGCCAGGTATGGTGTTTGGCCTCACTATCCTGGCTACATGGGTCTGGTGCACAGATCAG gttgtAGTCCAGAGGTCTCTATCAGCCAAATCATTGTCTCATGCTAAAGGTGGCAGTATTTTGGGAGGTTACCTCAAATTATTGCCCACCTTTTTTGTCGCCATGCCAGGCATGATCAGCAGAATACTCTTTCCAG atgaggTAGCTTGTGTGGATCCAGTAGTGTgtaagagcatctgtggaactGAAGCTGGCTGCTCCAATATTGCCTATCCGAAACTGGTGGTGGAGCTCATGCCTGTGG GTCTTCGAGGTCTGATGCTAGCAGTTATTTTAGCTGCTCTGATGTCCTCTCTGACCTCCGTCTTCAACAGCAGCTCAACTCTGTTTACTCTGGACCTCTACCACAAAGCCAGGCCAAAGGCTTCTGAAATGGAACTCATGATTGTTGGGAG GGCTGTCATTGTTATCTTGGTGTCCATTAGTCTGTTATGGATTCCAGTCATCCAGGCATCCAACAGTGGACACCTCTTTGATTACCTCCAGTCGGTGGCCAGTTCTTTAGTTCCACCTGTTACCGCTGTCTTTATTTTGGCTATCTTCTGGCCCCGTGCAAATGAGCAG GGGGCGTTCTGGGGTCTCATCGTGGGACTAGTTGTTGGACTGACCCGCATGATTCTGGAGTTCTCCACCAGTCATCCTGCCTGTGGTCAGGATGACCTGCGACCAGCTGTCCTGGCTCGTGTCCACTACCTGTACTTCGCCATGATCCTCTTCTCGATCTCATGTATTGTGATTGTGACAGTCAGCCTGGCCACAGCACCAATAGCTGAAGAACAT ctgtACCGTCTCACCTGGTGGTCCAGATTTAGCCAGGAGCCTCGTGTTGACCTTATAATTGACGTCGGAGTCCCTGAAGCTCTGGACCCGGAACCTAGCAATGATTCTGAGGAACCCAAGAAACCAGTACCTTGCTGGCGCAGAGCTGTTCTGGTCATCTGTGGTCTGAACGGCTCAGGTTCTGGTCCTGTTGCCccagagaaggaaaacagtGAACTGAACTCTCTGCAGGAGAAACCACTCTGGAGAAATGTCTGCAACATCAATGCCCTGCTGCTTCTAGCCATCAATGTATTTCTCTATGGATACTGGGTCTAA
- the LOC101063975 gene encoding sodium/glucose cotransporter 4 isoform X4: protein MESSSAGGTTTAAAHHSNLALEPADIAVIVVYFITVIVVGIWSSRRASRSTVGGYFLAGRSMTWFPIGASLMSSNVGSSLFIGLAGQAAMGGLAVGGYEWNATWVLVALGWLFVPVYISAGVVTMPEYLGKRFGGQRIRIYTSVLSLILYVFTKLSADIFSGALFIQVSLGWDLYLSTAILLLITAAYTVTGGIAAVIYTDSLQTIIMVGGALALMFISFARIGWYEGLVEQYMSAIPSVTVPNTTCHLPRNDSFNMFRDPVSGDLPWPGMVFGLTILATWVWCTDQVVVQRSLSAKSLSHAKGGSILGGYLKLLPTFFVAMPGMISRILFPDEVACVDPVVCKSICGTEAGCSNIAYPKLVVELMPVGLRGLMLAVILAALMSSLTSVFNSSSTLFTLDLYHKARPKASEMELMIVGRAVIVILVSISLLWIPVIQASNSGHLFDYLQSVASSLVPPVTAVFILAIFWPRANEQGAFWGLIVGLVVGLTRMILEFSTSHPACGQDDLRPAVLARVHYLYFAMILFSISCIVIVTVSLATAPIAEEHLYRLTWWSRFSQEPRVDLIIDVGVPEALDPEPSNDSEEPKKPVPCWRRAVLVICGLNGSGSGPVAPEKENSELNSLQEKPLWRNVCNINALLLLAINVFLYGYWV, encoded by the exons ATGGAAT cttcCAGCGCTGGTGGCACCACCACTGCTGCAGCCCACCACTCAAATTTGGCCCTAGAACCTGCTGACATCGCCGTGATTGTCGTCTACTTCATAACCGTCATTGTGGTCGGGATTTGG TCTTCGAGGAGAGCCAGTCGCAGCACTGTCGGAGGGTACTTCCTGGCTGGCCGTTCAATGACTTGGTTTCCG ATCGGAGCCTCTCTGATGTCCAGCAACGTTGGCAGCAGTTTGTTTATCGGGCTAGCGGGACAAGCAGCTATGGGAGGCTTGGCAGTCGGTGGATATGAATGGAAT GCTACGTGGGTGCTCGTGGCTCTCGGTTGGCTCTTCGTACCTGTCTACATCTCTGCTGGAGTGGTGACCATGCCCGAGTATCTCGGCAAACGCTTTGGAGGGCAGAGGATACGCATCTACACTTCGGTTTTGTCACTCATCCTCTACGTTTTCACCAAATTATCT GCAGATATCTTCTCAGGAGCACTCTTCATCCAAGTCTCCTTGGGCTGGGATCTCTATCTGTCCACAGccatcctgctgctcatcactgcTGCTTATACTGTGACAG GAGGCATCGCAGCAGTGATCTACACTGATTCTCTTCAGACCATCATCATGGTTGGAGGAGCCTTAGCACTAATGTTCATAT CATTTGCTAGAATCGGATGGTACGAGGGCCTGGTAGAGCAGTATATGTCAGCGATTCCTTCAGTCACAGTTCCCAACACCACCTGTCACCTGCCTCGCAATGACTCCTTCAACATGTTCAGAGACCCCGTGTCAGGTGATCTACCCTGGCCAGGTATGGTGTTTGGCCTCACTATCCTGGCTACATGGGTCTGGTGCACAGATCAG gttgtAGTCCAGAGGTCTCTATCAGCCAAATCATTGTCTCATGCTAAAGGTGGCAGTATTTTGGGAGGTTACCTCAAATTATTGCCCACCTTTTTTGTCGCCATGCCAGGCATGATCAGCAGAATACTCTTTCCAG atgaggTAGCTTGTGTGGATCCAGTAGTGTgtaagagcatctgtggaactGAAGCTGGCTGCTCCAATATTGCCTATCCGAAACTGGTGGTGGAGCTCATGCCTGTGG GTCTTCGAGGTCTGATGCTAGCAGTTATTTTAGCTGCTCTGATGTCCTCTCTGACCTCCGTCTTCAACAGCAGCTCAACTCTGTTTACTCTGGACCTCTACCACAAAGCCAGGCCAAAGGCTTCTGAAATGGAACTCATGATTGTTGGGAG GGCTGTCATTGTTATCTTGGTGTCCATTAGTCTGTTATGGATTCCAGTCATCCAGGCATCCAACAGTGGACACCTCTTTGATTACCTCCAGTCGGTGGCCAGTTCTTTAGTTCCACCTGTTACCGCTGTCTTTATTTTGGCTATCTTCTGGCCCCGTGCAAATGAGCAG GGGGCGTTCTGGGGTCTCATCGTGGGACTAGTTGTTGGACTGACCCGCATGATTCTGGAGTTCTCCACCAGTCATCCTGCCTGTGGTCAGGATGACCTGCGACCAGCTGTCCTGGCTCGTGTCCACTACCTGTACTTCGCCATGATCCTCTTCTCGATCTCATGTATTGTGATTGTGACAGTCAGCCTGGCCACAGCACCAATAGCTGAAGAACAT ctgtACCGTCTCACCTGGTGGTCCAGATTTAGCCAGGAGCCTCGTGTTGACCTTATAATTGACGTCGGAGTCCCTGAAGCTCTGGACCCGGAACCTAGCAATGATTCTGAGGAACCCAAGAAACCAGTACCTTGCTGGCGCAGAGCTGTTCTGGTCATCTGTGGTCTGAACGGCTCAGGTTCTGGTCCTGTTGCCccagagaaggaaaacagtGAACTGAACTCTCTGCAGGAGAAACCACTCTGGAGAAATGTCTGCAACATCAATGCCCTGCTGCTTCTAGCCATCAATGTATTTCTCTATGGATACTGGGTCTAA
- the LOC101063975 gene encoding sodium/glucose cotransporter 4 isoform X2, whose product MSTSATTASSAGGTTTAAAHHSNLALEPADIAVIVVYFITVIVVGIWSSRRASRSTVGGYFLAGRSMTWFPIGASLMSSNVGSSLFIGLAGQAAMGGLAVGGYEWNATWVLVALGWLFVPVYISAGVVTMPEYLGKRFGGQRIRIYTSVLSLILYVFTKLSADIFSGALFIQVSLGWDLYLSTAILLLITAAYTVTGGIAAVIYTDSLQTIIMVGGALALMFISFARIGWYEGLVEQYMSAIPSVTVPNTTCHLPRNDSFNMFRDPVSGDLPWPGMVFGLTILATWVWCTDQVVVQRSLSAKSLSHAKGGSILGGYLKLLPTFFVAMPGMISRILFPDEVACVDPVVCKSICGTEAGCSNIAYPKLVVELMPVGLRGLMLAVILAALMSSLTSVFNSSSTLFTLDLYHKARPKASEMELMIVGRAVIVILVSISLLWIPVIQASNSGHLFDYLQSVASSLVPPVTAVFILAIFWPRANEQGAFWGLIVGLVVGLTRMILEFSTSHPACGQDDLRPAVLARVHYLYFAMILFSISCIVIVTVSLATAPIAEEHLYRLTWWSRFSQEPRVDLIIDVGVPEALDPEPSNDSEEPKKPVPCWRRAVLVICGLNGSGSGPVAPEKENSELNSLQEKPLWRNVCNINALLLLAINVFLYGYWV is encoded by the exons ATGTCTACAAGTGCAACAACAG cttcCAGCGCTGGTGGCACCACCACTGCTGCAGCCCACCACTCAAATTTGGCCCTAGAACCTGCTGACATCGCCGTGATTGTCGTCTACTTCATAACCGTCATTGTGGTCGGGATTTGG TCTTCGAGGAGAGCCAGTCGCAGCACTGTCGGAGGGTACTTCCTGGCTGGCCGTTCAATGACTTGGTTTCCG ATCGGAGCCTCTCTGATGTCCAGCAACGTTGGCAGCAGTTTGTTTATCGGGCTAGCGGGACAAGCAGCTATGGGAGGCTTGGCAGTCGGTGGATATGAATGGAAT GCTACGTGGGTGCTCGTGGCTCTCGGTTGGCTCTTCGTACCTGTCTACATCTCTGCTGGAGTGGTGACCATGCCCGAGTATCTCGGCAAACGCTTTGGAGGGCAGAGGATACGCATCTACACTTCGGTTTTGTCACTCATCCTCTACGTTTTCACCAAATTATCT GCAGATATCTTCTCAGGAGCACTCTTCATCCAAGTCTCCTTGGGCTGGGATCTCTATCTGTCCACAGccatcctgctgctcatcactgcTGCTTATACTGTGACAG GAGGCATCGCAGCAGTGATCTACACTGATTCTCTTCAGACCATCATCATGGTTGGAGGAGCCTTAGCACTAATGTTCATAT CATTTGCTAGAATCGGATGGTACGAGGGCCTGGTAGAGCAGTATATGTCAGCGATTCCTTCAGTCACAGTTCCCAACACCACCTGTCACCTGCCTCGCAATGACTCCTTCAACATGTTCAGAGACCCCGTGTCAGGTGATCTACCCTGGCCAGGTATGGTGTTTGGCCTCACTATCCTGGCTACATGGGTCTGGTGCACAGATCAG gttgtAGTCCAGAGGTCTCTATCAGCCAAATCATTGTCTCATGCTAAAGGTGGCAGTATTTTGGGAGGTTACCTCAAATTATTGCCCACCTTTTTTGTCGCCATGCCAGGCATGATCAGCAGAATACTCTTTCCAG atgaggTAGCTTGTGTGGATCCAGTAGTGTgtaagagcatctgtggaactGAAGCTGGCTGCTCCAATATTGCCTATCCGAAACTGGTGGTGGAGCTCATGCCTGTGG GTCTTCGAGGTCTGATGCTAGCAGTTATTTTAGCTGCTCTGATGTCCTCTCTGACCTCCGTCTTCAACAGCAGCTCAACTCTGTTTACTCTGGACCTCTACCACAAAGCCAGGCCAAAGGCTTCTGAAATGGAACTCATGATTGTTGGGAG GGCTGTCATTGTTATCTTGGTGTCCATTAGTCTGTTATGGATTCCAGTCATCCAGGCATCCAACAGTGGACACCTCTTTGATTACCTCCAGTCGGTGGCCAGTTCTTTAGTTCCACCTGTTACCGCTGTCTTTATTTTGGCTATCTTCTGGCCCCGTGCAAATGAGCAG GGGGCGTTCTGGGGTCTCATCGTGGGACTAGTTGTTGGACTGACCCGCATGATTCTGGAGTTCTCCACCAGTCATCCTGCCTGTGGTCAGGATGACCTGCGACCAGCTGTCCTGGCTCGTGTCCACTACCTGTACTTCGCCATGATCCTCTTCTCGATCTCATGTATTGTGATTGTGACAGTCAGCCTGGCCACAGCACCAATAGCTGAAGAACAT ctgtACCGTCTCACCTGGTGGTCCAGATTTAGCCAGGAGCCTCGTGTTGACCTTATAATTGACGTCGGAGTCCCTGAAGCTCTGGACCCGGAACCTAGCAATGATTCTGAGGAACCCAAGAAACCAGTACCTTGCTGGCGCAGAGCTGTTCTGGTCATCTGTGGTCTGAACGGCTCAGGTTCTGGTCCTGTTGCCccagagaaggaaaacagtGAACTGAACTCTCTGCAGGAGAAACCACTCTGGAGAAATGTCTGCAACATCAATGCCCTGCTGCTTCTAGCCATCAATGTATTTCTCTATGGATACTGGGTCTAA